From the genome of Streptomyces sp. V1I1, one region includes:
- a CDS encoding GH1 family beta-glucosidase — MNDLNALPADFTWGVATAAYQIEGAVAEDGRSPSIWDTFSHTPGAVAGGDTGDVACDHYHRWPEDIGLMKQLGVDAYRFSIAWPRVVPGGDGPVNKAGLSFYDRLVDGLLEAGITPFATLYHWDLPQALQDRGGWTSRETAEHFAVYASVVTERLGDRVKDWATLNEPLCSAWIGHLEGKMAPGLTDLGAAVRASYHLHLGHGLAVQAIRAASSDARVGIVNNLSPIEPASEREEDVAAALRADGHTNRWWLDPIHGRGYPQDMLELYGVELPELAGDLATIAAPLDWLGLNYYFRQIVTADPTGSVPYAQQIYLPGARHTAMDWEVHADGLEQLLLRLTEKYGAQRIYVTENGSAYPDVVRADGTVDDPERVRYLEEHLAACGRAARRGAPVAGYFAWSLMDNFEWAYGYDKRFGLVHVDYSTQRRTIKGSGHRYADIIRAATRRARRAA; from the coding sequence GTGAACGACCTCAACGCCCTCCCGGCCGACTTCACTTGGGGTGTCGCCACCGCCGCGTACCAGATCGAGGGAGCCGTGGCCGAGGACGGCCGCTCCCCGTCGATCTGGGACACCTTCTCCCACACCCCGGGCGCCGTCGCGGGCGGCGACACCGGCGATGTGGCATGCGACCACTACCACCGCTGGCCTGAGGACATCGGGCTGATGAAGCAACTCGGCGTCGACGCCTACCGGTTCTCAATCGCCTGGCCGCGGGTCGTGCCGGGCGGCGACGGACCCGTGAACAAGGCCGGACTCTCCTTCTACGACCGGCTGGTGGACGGCCTGCTCGAAGCGGGCATCACTCCGTTCGCCACCCTCTACCACTGGGACCTCCCGCAGGCGCTCCAGGACCGGGGCGGCTGGACGTCCCGTGAGACCGCGGAGCACTTCGCCGTGTACGCATCCGTCGTCACCGAGCGGCTCGGCGACCGGGTCAAGGACTGGGCGACCCTCAACGAGCCGCTGTGCTCCGCGTGGATCGGCCATCTGGAAGGGAAGATGGCTCCGGGGCTGACCGATCTCGGGGCCGCCGTGCGCGCCTCGTACCATCTGCACCTCGGCCACGGTCTCGCCGTGCAGGCGATCCGCGCGGCCTCGTCGGACGCCCGCGTCGGGATCGTCAACAACCTGAGCCCGATCGAGCCGGCGAGTGAACGCGAGGAGGACGTCGCCGCCGCGCTAAGGGCCGACGGCCACACCAACCGCTGGTGGCTCGACCCGATCCACGGGCGCGGCTATCCGCAGGACATGCTGGAGCTGTACGGCGTCGAACTGCCGGAGCTCGCCGGGGACTTGGCGACCATCGCGGCCCCGCTGGACTGGCTGGGGCTGAACTACTACTTCCGCCAGATCGTGACGGCCGACCCGACCGGCTCCGTCCCGTACGCCCAGCAGATCTATTTGCCGGGGGCCCGGCACACCGCCATGGACTGGGAGGTGCACGCGGACGGCCTGGAGCAGCTGCTGCTACGGCTGACCGAGAAGTACGGCGCCCAGCGCATCTACGTCACCGAGAACGGCTCGGCCTATCCGGACGTCGTACGTGCTGACGGCACCGTCGACGACCCTGAGCGGGTGCGGTACCTGGAGGAGCATCTGGCTGCGTGCGGGCGGGCAGCCCGCCGGGGCGCACCGGTCGCCGGGTACTTCGCCTGGTCGCTGATGGACAACTTCGAGTGGGCGTACGGCTACGACAAGCGGTTCGGCCTCGTCCATGTCGACTACTCGACGCAACGGCGGACCATCAAGGGCAGCGGGCACAGGTACGCGGACATCATCCGCGCGGCGACGCGCAGGGCACGCAGGGCGGCTTGA
- a CDS encoding GlxA family transcriptional regulator: protein MAADPVPYRVALVSFPGIRAFDVSVITEVWGTDRTEGGVPAFDLRRVAADTTPVPMRGGLSLTPDRTLAWLARADLILVPGLDDHLTPAPEPVLEALRRAHVRGTTIAALCGGAFTLAQAGLLDGRRAVTHWNLVDLLRAHHPCVTVESDALFIEDGDIWTAAGTAAGIDLCLHLVRTAHGAEAAATIARSMVTAPFRTGTQAQFIEHPTPRTDRDADALASVREHALHHLHEPLAVADLAAHAGMSARSFARHFAAATGTTPLRWLLDQRIAAAQKLLEHTDLPMPEVARRTGFGSEITMRQHFASRLATSPRAYRDSFAAHASGSSESGLTRNR from the coding sequence GTGGCAGCCGACCCCGTCCCGTACCGTGTCGCCCTCGTCAGCTTCCCGGGCATCCGGGCCTTCGACGTCTCCGTCATCACCGAGGTCTGGGGCACGGATCGCACCGAGGGCGGCGTACCCGCCTTCGACCTGCGCCGCGTCGCCGCCGACACCACGCCCGTCCCCATGCGCGGGGGGCTCAGCCTCACCCCCGACCGCACCCTCGCCTGGCTGGCCCGTGCCGACCTGATCCTGGTCCCCGGCCTGGACGATCACCTCACCCCGGCACCGGAACCGGTACTCGAAGCCCTACGCCGCGCACACGTCCGCGGCACCACCATCGCCGCCCTGTGCGGCGGCGCCTTCACACTCGCCCAGGCCGGCCTTCTCGACGGCCGCCGCGCGGTCACACACTGGAACCTCGTCGATCTGCTCCGCGCCCATCACCCCTGCGTCACCGTCGAATCCGACGCCCTCTTCATCGAGGACGGCGACATCTGGACCGCCGCCGGTACGGCCGCCGGCATCGACCTGTGCCTGCACTTGGTCCGCACGGCTCACGGCGCGGAGGCGGCGGCGACGATCGCCCGCTCGATGGTCACGGCGCCCTTCCGCACCGGAACCCAGGCTCAGTTCATCGAGCACCCCACCCCGCGCACCGACCGCGACGCCGACGCCCTCGCCTCCGTGCGCGAACACGCCCTCCACCACCTCCACGAACCGCTGGCTGTCGCTGACCTAGCCGCCCACGCGGGCATGTCGGCACGTTCCTTCGCCCGCCACTTCGCTGCGGCCACCGGCACGACGCCCCTGCGCTGGCTCCTGGACCAGCGCATCGCGGCCGCCCAGAAGCTCCTCGAGCACACCGACCTGCCCATGCCCGAGGTCGCCCGCCGTACGGGCTTCGGCAGCGAGATCACGATGCGCCAGCACTTCGCCTCGCGCCTCGCCACCAGCCCCCGCGCGTACCGCGACTCCTTCGCCGCTCATGCGTCCGGATCTTCCGAGTCAGGATTGACCCGGAACCGCTGA
- a CDS encoding cysteine hydrolase family protein produces MEIAENAALVVVDVQKGFDELDFWGRRNNPEADENIASLIDVWQATGRPVVFVRNDSSKPESPLRQGHEGNGFKEYVEQRRGKGAAAELFVTKTVNSAFYGTPDLDAWFRAEGISQFVVAGIQTNMCAETTARMGGNLGYEVLFALDATYTFDLEGPFGWRRSADELAQASAVSLHGGGFATVVRTKEVVAAAA; encoded by the coding sequence ATGGAGATCGCAGAGAACGCAGCACTGGTCGTGGTGGACGTACAGAAGGGCTTCGATGAGCTGGACTTCTGGGGTCGGCGGAACAATCCCGAGGCTGACGAGAACATCGCTTCGCTCATCGACGTATGGCAGGCCACGGGGCGCCCGGTCGTCTTCGTCCGGAACGACTCGTCGAAGCCGGAGTCGCCGTTGCGACAGGGGCACGAGGGGAACGGCTTCAAGGAGTACGTCGAGCAGCGGCGAGGAAAGGGGGCCGCGGCGGAGCTGTTCGTGACGAAGACCGTGAATTCGGCCTTCTACGGGACGCCGGACCTGGACGCGTGGTTCAGGGCTGAGGGCATCTCGCAGTTCGTGGTGGCCGGGATCCAGACCAATATGTGTGCGGAGACGACGGCACGGATGGGTGGAAACCTTGGGTACGAAGTGCTCTTCGCGCTGGACGCGACGTACACATTCGATCTCGAGGGGCCGTTCGGCTGGCGGCGGTCCGCGGACGAACTGGCGCAGGCGTCGGCCGTGTCCCTGCACGGCGGAGGCTTCGCGACGGTGGTGAGGACCAAGGAGGTCGTGGCCGCAGCCGCCTGA
- a CDS encoding PfkB family carbohydrate kinase: MSGPDAVLVLGEALIDLVPVAGDPEVRRAQPGGAPANVAVGLARLGRPVGFAGALGGDGFARSIERRLVDAGVDLSLCARSDLPTTLAVADPGESGTGYHFHLESTAAFRFPDRAADVGRFGAVYAGGLAAVVEPAAQAVASTAQAAARHSLLVVDPNVREDRTLDPRRGLALLRELCALAHVVKASDEDLARLWPDTDPDQSCRRLAAEGRLVLLTRGARGAAAYTPDGPPVSVPAVPVEVVNTIGAGDAFMAGVLAWLGTTGGWERALPPERAGTMLEYASRVAASVVTQTGTEPSAPAHA; this comes from the coding sequence GTGAGCGGGCCTGATGCCGTACTGGTACTCGGCGAGGCGCTCATCGATCTCGTCCCCGTGGCAGGTGACCCGGAGGTCCGGCGCGCACAGCCGGGCGGCGCGCCCGCCAACGTCGCGGTCGGCCTCGCTCGCCTCGGCAGGCCCGTCGGCTTCGCCGGAGCCCTCGGCGGCGACGGTTTCGCGCGTAGCATCGAGCGGCGGCTGGTGGACGCGGGCGTGGATCTAAGCCTCTGCGCCCGCTCCGACCTCCCCACGACGCTGGCCGTCGCCGACCCGGGGGAGTCGGGAACCGGCTACCACTTCCACCTCGAGTCCACCGCGGCCTTCCGGTTCCCGGACCGGGCGGCCGACGTGGGCCGCTTCGGCGCGGTGTACGCAGGAGGCCTGGCCGCGGTCGTCGAGCCGGCCGCGCAGGCCGTCGCCTCCACCGCGCAGGCGGCCGCCCGGCACTCCCTGCTGGTGGTGGACCCCAATGTGCGCGAGGACCGCACGCTCGACCCCCGCCGGGGCCTGGCACTGCTACGCGAGCTGTGCGCGCTTGCCCATGTCGTCAAGGCCAGCGACGAGGACCTGGCGCGGCTCTGGCCGGACACCGACCCGGACCAGAGCTGCCGCCGGCTGGCCGCGGAGGGACGGCTGGTGTTGCTGACGCGCGGCGCGCGGGGCGCGGCCGCGTACACCCCTGACGGCCCGCCCGTGTCCGTACCGGCCGTACCGGTCGAGGTGGTCAACACGATCGGTGCCGGGGACGCGTTCATGGCGGGCGTCCTCGCCTGGCTCGGCACCACGGGAGGCTGGGAGCGCGCGCTGCCCCCGGAGCGTGCCGGGACCATGCTGGAGTACGCCTCGCGGGTCGCCGCGTCCGTCGTCACGCAGACCGGCACGGAGCCCTCGGCGCCTGCTCACGCCTGA
- a CDS encoding zinc-dependent alcohol dehydrogenase family protein yields the protein MRAAIVEAPGKVSVTTVPDPTPGPREVVVSVASCGLCGTDLHILQGEFAPTLPILPGHEFAGEVVGIGRDVTELAVGDRVAVDPSLHCHECRYCRAGRGNLCDRWAAIGVTVPGGAAEFAVAPVANCIRLPDHIDVKDAALIEPLSCAVRGYDVLSSSTLGSSVLIYGSGTMGLMMLELAKRTGAAGVDVLDINPDRLATASLLGCSRSAATAEELDQPGGWDFVIDATGNAGAIQDGLGRVAKGGTFLQFGVADYATTAVIEPYRIYNQEITITGSMAVLHSYERAAALFATGVLDPSVFISDRLPLAQYPQAIDRFKAGQGRKIVVEP from the coding sequence ATGAGGGCAGCGATCGTCGAAGCCCCCGGCAAGGTCTCCGTCACGACGGTTCCCGACCCCACACCGGGACCGCGGGAGGTCGTCGTCTCCGTGGCATCGTGCGGTCTGTGCGGCACCGATCTGCACATTCTCCAGGGCGAGTTCGCGCCCACCCTGCCGATCCTGCCCGGCCATGAGTTCGCCGGCGAGGTCGTGGGCATCGGAAGGGACGTCACCGAACTGGCCGTCGGCGACCGTGTCGCCGTCGACCCGTCACTGCACTGCCACGAATGCCGCTACTGCCGGGCGGGACGCGGCAACCTCTGCGACCGCTGGGCCGCCATCGGCGTCACCGTGCCCGGCGGCGCGGCCGAGTTCGCCGTCGCGCCCGTCGCGAACTGCATACGGCTGCCCGACCACATCGACGTCAAGGACGCGGCGCTGATCGAGCCGCTGTCCTGCGCGGTCCGCGGATACGACGTCCTGAGCAGCAGCACCCTCGGCTCCAGCGTGCTGATCTACGGCTCGGGGACCATGGGCCTGATGATGCTGGAGCTCGCCAAGCGCACCGGGGCCGCGGGCGTGGACGTACTCGACATCAACCCGGACCGCCTCGCCACGGCCTCTCTGCTCGGCTGCTCCCGCTCGGCAGCCACCGCAGAGGAGCTGGACCAGCCGGGCGGCTGGGATTTCGTCATCGACGCGACCGGCAACGCCGGTGCCATCCAGGACGGTCTCGGACGGGTCGCCAAGGGAGGCACCTTCCTGCAGTTCGGGGTCGCCGACTATGCGACGACCGCGGTCATCGAGCCGTACCGGATCTACAACCAGGAGATCACCATCACCGGCTCCATGGCGGTGCTGCACAGCTATGAGCGGGCCGCCGCGCTCTTCGCCACAGGGGTGCTCGATCCGTCCGTCTTCATCAGCGACCGGCTGCCGCTGGCGCAGTACCCGCAGGCCATCGACCGGTTCAAGGCGGGACAGGGCCGCAAGATCGTGGTGGAGCCGTGA
- a CDS encoding carbohydrate ABC transporter permease: MTAHTAPAPAPAPTTKAARPEHLPPAARRARRRSIALGLLAWVAGIGFCLPAVWMLLTSLHSEADAATNPPSLAAPLTLAGYREFFGAGGGPSPWPSLINSLTASAFSTLLVLVLALPAAYALSIRRVRKWTDVMFFFLSTKMLPVVAGLLPIYLFAKNAGMLDNIWLLVLLYTSMNLPIAVWMMQSFLADVPVSIIEAAQVDGARLPTVLARVVAPVAAPGIAATALICFIFSWNELLFARVLTGVVAQTAPVYLTGFVTSQGLFLAQLCAASVVVSLPVLAAGYAAQDKLVQGLSLGAVK; encoded by the coding sequence ATGACCGCTCACACCGCGCCCGCTCCGGCCCCCGCACCCACGACGAAGGCCGCCCGCCCGGAGCACCTGCCGCCCGCCGCGCGCCGGGCCAGGCGCCGCTCCATTGCGCTGGGCCTGCTGGCCTGGGTGGCAGGCATCGGGTTCTGTCTGCCGGCCGTGTGGATGCTGCTGACCTCGCTGCACTCGGAGGCGGACGCGGCCACCAATCCGCCCTCCCTCGCCGCGCCGCTGACCCTGGCCGGCTACCGGGAGTTCTTCGGCGCGGGCGGCGGACCGAGCCCCTGGCCGTCCCTGATCAACTCCCTTACAGCGTCCGCGTTCTCCACGCTGTTGGTGCTCGTCCTCGCCCTCCCCGCGGCGTACGCGCTCTCCATCCGGCGCGTACGCAAGTGGACGGACGTGATGTTCTTCTTCCTCTCCACCAAGATGCTGCCGGTGGTCGCCGGTCTGCTGCCCATCTACCTCTTCGCGAAGAATGCCGGGATGCTGGACAACATCTGGCTCCTCGTCCTCCTCTACACCTCGATGAATCTGCCGATCGCGGTGTGGATGATGCAGTCCTTCCTCGCGGACGTGCCGGTCTCGATCATCGAGGCCGCTCAGGTGGACGGCGCGCGGCTGCCCACGGTCCTGGCCCGGGTGGTCGCGCCGGTGGCCGCTCCGGGGATCGCCGCAACCGCGCTGATCTGCTTCATCTTCAGCTGGAACGAGCTGCTCTTCGCCCGGGTGCTCACCGGCGTCGTCGCCCAGACCGCACCCGTCTATCTGACCGGATTCGTCACCAGCCAGGGCCTCTTCCTCGCCCAGCTGTGCGCCGCGTCCGTCGTTGTGTCCCTGCCGGTCCTCGCCGCCGGCTACGCCGCCCAGGACAAGCTTGTCCAGGGCCTCTCTCTTGGAGCTGTTAAATGA
- a CDS encoding carbohydrate ABC transporter permease yields the protein MSASVTTQPPSPTVRSNQTRQTKQRKGGVRAWATRAPLLPALVFLIAVTQLPFVATLVISLFDWNSLSPEERSFAGLSNYTSVFTDAELRDSVFTTVLLTASVVIATVVLGLGLALLLDRTFFGRGMVRTLLITPFLIVPVSAALLWKHALYNPEYGLLNGAWTWIAGLFGDDTPAQPDWISGMPLIAVEAALVWQWTPFMMLILLAGLQSRPADMMEAAHLDGASSWQSFRYLTLPHLRRYLELGVLLGSVYIVQNFDAVFTITSGGLGTANLPYTIYQTFYQAHEYGLASAAGVVVVIGTMIIATFALRVVSSLFREEANRA from the coding sequence GTGAGTGCCTCCGTCACCACACAGCCGCCGTCCCCCACGGTCCGGTCGAATCAGACGCGGCAGACGAAGCAGCGAAAGGGGGGAGTGCGGGCCTGGGCCACCCGGGCGCCGCTCCTGCCGGCCCTGGTCTTCCTGATCGCGGTCACCCAACTGCCGTTCGTCGCCACGCTGGTGATCTCGCTCTTCGACTGGAACTCGCTGAGCCCCGAGGAGCGCAGTTTCGCCGGACTGTCCAACTACACCTCCGTGTTCACCGACGCGGAGCTGCGCGACTCGGTCTTCACCACCGTCCTGCTCACCGCGAGCGTCGTCATCGCGACCGTGGTGCTCGGTCTGGGTCTCGCCCTGCTCCTCGACCGCACCTTCTTCGGACGCGGCATGGTGCGCACCCTGCTCATCACGCCCTTCCTGATCGTCCCGGTCTCGGCCGCGCTGCTGTGGAAGCACGCGCTCTACAACCCGGAGTACGGGCTCCTCAACGGAGCCTGGACCTGGATCGCCGGGCTCTTCGGCGACGACACCCCCGCCCAGCCGGACTGGATATCCGGCATGCCGCTGATCGCGGTCGAGGCCGCCCTTGTGTGGCAGTGGACGCCGTTCATGATGCTGATCCTGCTCGCGGGACTGCAGAGCCGGCCCGCCGACATGATGGAGGCCGCGCACCTCGACGGAGCGAGTAGCTGGCAGTCCTTCCGCTACCTCACCCTGCCGCATCTGCGCCGCTACCTCGAACTGGGCGTCCTGCTCGGCTCCGTGTACATCGTCCAGAACTTCGACGCGGTGTTCACGATCACCTCCGGAGGCCTCGGCACCGCCAACCTCCCCTACACGATCTACCAGACCTTCTACCAAGCCCACGAGTACGGACTGGCGTCCGCCGCGGGAGTCGTCGTCGTGATCGGCACGATGATCATCGCGACGTTCGCGCTCCGGGTGGTCTCGTCCCTCTTCCGTGAGGAGGCGAACCGCGCATGA
- a CDS encoding sugar ABC transporter substrate-binding protein: MHLQRRRRGIRLSAGAGTAAMALLAGCSGAGASSSTGGEAVNVLMVNNPQMVELQKLTADNFTKETGIKVNFTVLPENDVRDKISQDFSNQAGQYDVATISNFEVPFYAKNGWLHGLDEYAKKDTAFDQNDILEPLRKSLTAKDGKLYAEPFYGESSFLMYRKDVFADKGLKMPAKPTWQQVADLAAKADGAESGMKGICLRGLPGWGEVIAPLTTVVNTMGGTWFTEDWEAKLTSPEFKKATQFYVDLVRGHGEAGAAQSGYAECLNNMTQGKTAMWYDATAGAGSLEAAGSPVKGKIGYVPAPVEKTESSGWLYTWAWGMQKASKKSDSAWKFISWASSKKYEALVGEKSGWANVPAGKRASTYANPEYRKAAGAFADITEKAIASANPENPGTQPRPAAGIQFVGIPEFTDLGTKVSQEISAAIAGRQSVDQALAKSQKLAEKVGKEQQ, translated from the coding sequence ATGCACCTCCAGCGACGACGACGTGGAATCCGCCTGAGTGCGGGCGCCGGCACGGCCGCCATGGCACTTCTCGCGGGGTGCAGCGGAGCAGGCGCCTCCTCTTCCACAGGGGGCGAGGCCGTGAACGTACTCATGGTGAACAACCCTCAGATGGTCGAACTGCAGAAGCTGACCGCGGACAACTTCACCAAGGAGACCGGCATCAAGGTCAACTTCACGGTGCTCCCGGAGAACGACGTCCGAGACAAGATCAGTCAGGACTTCTCCAACCAGGCGGGCCAGTACGACGTCGCCACCATCAGCAACTTCGAGGTGCCGTTCTATGCCAAGAACGGCTGGCTGCACGGGCTCGACGAGTACGCGAAGAAGGACACCGCCTTCGACCAGAACGACATCCTCGAGCCGCTGCGGAAATCGCTCACCGCGAAGGACGGAAAGCTCTACGCCGAGCCCTTCTACGGCGAGTCGTCCTTCCTCATGTACCGCAAGGACGTCTTCGCCGACAAGGGGCTGAAGATGCCGGCGAAGCCCACCTGGCAGCAGGTTGCCGACCTCGCTGCGAAGGCGGACGGCGCCGAGAGCGGGATGAAGGGCATCTGCCTGCGCGGACTCCCCGGCTGGGGCGAGGTCATCGCCCCGCTCACCACTGTCGTCAACACCATGGGCGGCACCTGGTTCACCGAGGACTGGGAGGCGAAGCTCACCTCCCCGGAGTTCAAGAAGGCCACCCAGTTCTACGTCGACCTGGTGCGGGGGCACGGTGAAGCGGGCGCGGCCCAGTCCGGGTACGCCGAGTGCCTCAACAACATGACGCAGGGCAAGACCGCGATGTGGTACGACGCCACGGCCGGAGCGGGCTCCCTGGAGGCGGCCGGGTCGCCGGTGAAGGGCAAGATCGGCTACGTACCGGCGCCGGTGGAGAAGACGGAGAGCTCCGGCTGGCTCTACACCTGGGCCTGGGGCATGCAGAAGGCATCCAAGAAGTCCGACAGCGCCTGGAAGTTCATCTCCTGGGCGTCCAGCAAGAAGTACGAGGCGCTGGTCGGCGAGAAGAGCGGCTGGGCCAATGTGCCCGCGGGCAAGCGGGCCTCCACCTACGCCAACCCGGAGTACCGCAAGGCCGCGGGCGCCTTCGCGGACATCACCGAGAAGGCCATCGCAAGCGCCAACCCGGAGAACCCCGGCACCCAGCCCCGCCCCGCGGCCGGAATCCAGTTCGTCGGCATCCCCGAGTTCACCGATCTGGGCACCAAGGTCTCCCAGGAGATCAGCGCGGCCATCGCGGGCCGCCAGTCCGTCGACCAGGCCCTGGCCAAGTCCCAGAAGCTGGCCGAGAAGGTCGGCAAGGAGCAGCAGTGA
- a CDS encoding DeoR/GlpR family DNA-binding transcription regulator encodes MDTEERRRGILETARRDGSVDVNRLAGQFQVAKETIRRDLHALEEHGLVRRTHGGAYPVESAGFETTLAVRTTRHVPQKSRIATAAADLLGDAETLFVDEGFTPQLVAEALPRDRPLTVVTASLAVATVLADAEKISVLLLGGRVRGGTMATVDHWATRMLADFVIDLAYVGANGISREYGLTTPDPAVSEVKAQAMRSARRRVFAGIHSKFGAVSFCRFADVGDFEAIVTDAGLPSAEAQRYSLLGPQVIRV; translated from the coding sequence GTGGACACCGAGGAACGCCGACGGGGAATTCTCGAGACGGCCCGGCGGGACGGGTCGGTCGATGTCAACCGGCTGGCCGGCCAGTTCCAGGTGGCCAAGGAGACCATCAGGCGGGATCTGCACGCCCTGGAGGAACACGGTCTGGTGCGGCGTACGCACGGCGGCGCCTACCCCGTCGAGTCCGCCGGTTTCGAGACGACGCTCGCGGTGCGGACCACCCGTCATGTGCCGCAGAAGTCACGGATCGCGACGGCCGCCGCCGATCTGCTCGGTGACGCCGAGACTCTCTTCGTCGACGAGGGCTTCACCCCGCAGCTCGTCGCCGAAGCGCTGCCGCGGGACCGGCCGCTGACCGTCGTCACCGCGTCCCTGGCGGTGGCGACCGTCCTCGCGGACGCCGAGAAGATCTCCGTGCTGCTGCTCGGCGGGCGCGTCCGCGGCGGCACCATGGCCACGGTCGACCACTGGGCCACCCGCATGCTCGCCGACTTCGTCATCGATCTGGCGTACGTCGGCGCGAACGGCATCTCCCGTGAGTACGGACTGACCACACCGGACCCCGCGGTGAGCGAGGTCAAGGCACAGGCCATGCGCAGCGCACGCCGCCGCGTGTTCGCCGGAATCCATTCGAAGTTCGGGGCGGTGAGCTTTTGCCGCTTCGCCGACGTCGGCGACTTCGAGGCCATCGTCACCGACGCGGGCCTGCCCTCGGCCGAGGCGCAGCGCTACTCCCTCCTCGGCCCGCAGGTCATCCGCGTCTGA
- the gndA gene encoding NADP-dependent phosphogluconate dehydrogenase, which yields MSGTAQIGVTGLAVMGRNLARNFVRNGFTVAVHNRTAAKTRTLVEEFGHEGTFVPAESAEEFVAALERPRRLVIMVKAGDPTDAVIQEFAPLLEEGDVIIDGGNAHFADTRRREKELRERGIHFVGTGISGGEEGALHGPSIMPGGSAESYASLGPLLEKIAAKAPDGTPTVAHIGPDGAGHFVKMVHNGIEYADMQLIAEAYHLLRAVAGYSPAQIAETFRTWNTGRLDSYLIEITAEVLAHTDAATGKPFVDVVTDQAEQKGTGRWTVQIALDLGVPVSGIAEAVFARSLSGHADLREASRSLPGPTARPLGEADAARFADQVEQALYASKIVSYTQGFHQIQAGSDAYDWDIDLGSVAAIWRAGCIIRAAFLDRIREAYDTRHDLPSLLSDKQFAEEIGAAQDDWREVVSAAARHGVPTPGFSAALSYYDALRAERLPAALTQGQRDFFGAHTYRRTDREGSFHTLWGGDRSEVRTD from the coding sequence ATGAGTGGAACAGCCCAGATCGGCGTCACGGGGCTCGCGGTGATGGGCCGCAATCTCGCCCGTAACTTCGTCCGCAACGGCTTCACGGTGGCCGTACACAACCGGACAGCGGCGAAGACGCGGACGCTGGTCGAGGAGTTCGGTCACGAGGGCACGTTCGTGCCCGCCGAGTCGGCCGAGGAGTTCGTCGCGGCCCTGGAGCGCCCGCGCCGCCTGGTGATCATGGTCAAGGCGGGCGATCCGACGGACGCCGTGATCCAGGAGTTCGCGCCGCTGCTGGAAGAGGGCGACGTCATCATCGACGGCGGCAACGCCCACTTCGCCGACACCCGGCGCCGCGAGAAGGAACTGCGGGAGCGCGGCATCCACTTCGTGGGCACGGGTATCTCGGGCGGCGAGGAGGGTGCGCTGCACGGGCCGAGCATCATGCCGGGCGGCTCGGCCGAGTCGTACGCCTCGCTCGGCCCGCTGCTCGAGAAGATCGCCGCGAAGGCTCCCGACGGCACCCCGACCGTGGCGCACATCGGCCCGGACGGCGCGGGCCACTTCGTGAAGATGGTGCACAACGGCATCGAGTACGCCGATATGCAGCTGATCGCCGAGGCGTACCACCTGCTGCGCGCGGTCGCGGGCTACTCCCCCGCGCAGATCGCCGAGACCTTCCGCACCTGGAACACCGGGCGGCTCGACTCGTATCTGATCGAGATCACGGCGGAGGTGCTGGCGCACACGGACGCGGCGACCGGGAAGCCGTTCGTCGACGTCGTCACCGACCAGGCGGAGCAGAAGGGCACAGGCCGCTGGACGGTGCAGATCGCCCTCGACCTGGGGGTGCCGGTCTCCGGCATCGCTGAGGCGGTCTTCGCCCGCTCGCTCTCCGGGCACGCGGACCTGCGCGAGGCCTCGCGCTCCCTGCCCGGGCCGACGGCCCGGCCGCTGGGCGAGGCCGATGCCGCGCGCTTCGCCGACCAGGTCGAGCAGGCGCTGTACGCGTCCAAGATCGTGTCGTACACGCAGGGCTTCCACCAGATCCAGGCGGGCAGCGACGCCTACGACTGGGACATCGACCTCGGTTCGGTGGCCGCGATCTGGCGGGCCGGCTGCATCATCAGGGCAGCGTTCCTGGACCGCATTCGCGAGGCGTACGACACCCGGCACGACCTGCCGAGTCTGCTGTCGGACAAGCAGTTCGCGGAGGAGATCGGCGCGGCGCAGGACGACTGGCGCGAGGTGGTCTCGGCGGCCGCCCGCCACGGCGTCCCGACGCCGGGCTTCTCGGCGGCCCTCTCGTACTACGACGCCCTGCGCGCCGAGCGGCTGCCCGCTGCGCTCACCCAGGGCCAGCGTGACTTCTTCGGTGCGCACACCTACCGGCGGACCGACCGCGAGGGTTCGTTCCATACCCTGTGGGGCGGCGACCGCTCGGAGGTGCGCACCGACTGA